CAATCCGGTAGTGTGCATTTTGACGTCTTATGACCtcactttaaaatgtattttagaaatcatttcGAAACAAATTTTTCAGATATTGACTATAAGAATTATAAGTATTTCGCGAAGGATTCCTGTTGTTCTGGCTGTTTCTATGTTTCTATGACAGcgctttttttcaaacaaaatttcctCAGTTCATATTTGTTAATTAAATTGTTAGATATTGTTATGCTGGAATTAACTGGTATAATTATAAAGAGAAGTAGACTAAAGATTTATTCATATCAACAGAAAACAcacttaaaacaataaaacacaaaaagaaagACTTGAAATCTGTTGTTTTATTTATCCTACAATAGGGAGACCATTACTGCTCAAAGGATTATCATAGAAATTTGCTCCCTTAACTAAATCTGAACCGACACAATGGTGACAAGTTAATATATTGTCCGGATCCCATTCCCTCTTGATTGCCAACAGTCTCCCATAGTGAACTCCCCAGTATGCCGTTTTCCAGTCTGGCTGATAAACCGAAGGCTCATTGAAGAAAATGCCTTTTCCAAACTGTAGAAACCCTTTCGTAACGTTTTCCGCGTGAGAAATCATTTCTTCATCTCGGCTTGGATCGTGCCATGATAATGCGCATGTCATCGATACAAAAGCCGTCCGGAAGCTTGGGTTCATGGGCGTTTCATCGGAACTGACATGGTTAATGTTGCCTGTAtattagaaaaaatgtttaatatttagaaaGTTACCATATTCATTCCATTGACGGCTGtatgaaatataacatacatgatgaaaaaatatatataaacatatatattttctagTAAAACAAACTCatcctttatttttaaaaccatacTTTAATGTAAACTTTGATTAACAGATTATAAAAGAAAACAGGTTTTCTTGCTATTACATGTAGGAATCAATTTTAATCAAGTGCATGCTGTAATTTCGTGTACATGAATAACTAAAGTATTGCTTACgtatatatatttaacaaagtGTCTAAAAATGCAAGTTCAaggttaaaaatgtataaatttgggaATTTTTATCACTGTATTTGGACTAGAATATGTCTATCAAATCAAGTTGACTGTTAACACAGGaaaagtattttgatataattgaaCATTTTGATTCATTGGTCGTCTAGTTTAAAACGTTGTACAGTTAGTTTaatatacatagaggatatttgtttgttttgagtgaatatggaatatatatctgactgagaagtgagaaaatttcaaataatttcacgagcgcgtagcgcgagtgaaaatgtgaaaattttctcacttcgaggttagatatatttcatatccacgaaaaacaaacaaatttctttttattttatgctcagttacgttgagaaatgcattttgcaactgttttaatctcagcgcgggaaacagacgcgcgtaaacagacatgacgttagacgtgctgtgacgttataaagacgcttgcaacataaagttccattttgttttatattttgctgcataacggtatggaattctctttaagtaaaaaaaattgaatcgagaaatatattataaagaacaaagtgcggcaATAAGTTTCattctgttttaagcaaataatttttaattcatacacaatgtatgagggggcggagctcatatctctcacagtgtgaaaatatagatttcatattttcacagtgtgagcgatgagatatgaaaatatttaactgatagaatacagtatttcattagttaatATTGGAATTGCTTACCTCCAACTAGTACACCAGTGCACAGAAGAAAGGATTTACGGTTTGGATCTGTGACCATGTTGAAGAGGTAATTGTAGAATCTTGGTGTGAAGGAGTCGCGTTGAAGTAATCTGTTGAAAATGTAAGTTCTGTAATATAACGAGTCATTTGCATTCACTGCATATTCTAGAAAGTTTGAAACGTTATAAAATAAGCAGTGCTGTGAAAAAGTCGGTAGCACTGGAGATATCGTGTTAAAAGAGGGTGAACCCCATTCCCCGTAATGATTCAAAAACAATATAACATTGCCTTGCGTTTCGCCCTGATTTACTCTAATAAGTTCATACCCACCCCATTCTGGTGCCAAAGAGGTAGTTAAGAGTTGGTTAAATGAATccataaaattctgaccaatattgCGTCCTTGTTCATCAAATATCGGGGTAGAGCAGAGGATCATTACCATCTTTGAGTCAAAatgtagcttaaaggtcaatgatGTAATGATTCCAAACGTAGACCCCCCGCCACCACGGACCGCCCAGAAAATATCCGGGTTGGACGAGTGAGACTGGAGACCCGTTACCGTGTCTGTAACAGTAGTGCCATCTTTGTCTGCATGCGCAAGAGAAC
This Mercenaria mercenaria strain notata chromosome 17, MADL_Memer_1, whole genome shotgun sequence DNA region includes the following protein-coding sequences:
- the LOC123536004 gene encoding uncharacterized protein LOC123536004, with protein sequence MISRRISAALLVLAIVVAAANGRAFGNCEDYCLPGARCWPTHEDIVQFNESTKGRANKRVRVVVGGSSHTVTIGGYTQGGGHSPIGRKFGLGVDNLLDVELVSANGSLAHADKDGTTVTDTVTGLQSHSSNPDIFWAVRGGGGSTFGIITSLTFKLHFDSKMVMILCSTPIFDEQGRNIGQNFMDSFNQLLTTSLAPEWGGYELIRVNQGETQGNVILFLNHYGEWGSPSFNTISPVLPTFSQHCLFYNVSNFLEYAVNANDSLYYRTYIFNRLLQRDSFTPRFYNYLFNMVTDPNRKSFLLCTGVLVGGNINHVSSDETPMNPSFRTAFVSMTCALSWHDPSRDEEMISHAENVTKGFLQFGKGIFFNEPSVYQPDWKTAYWGVHYGRLLAIKREWDPDNILTCHHCVGSDLVKGANFYDNPLSSNGLPIVG